Proteins from one bacterium genomic window:
- the ggt gene encoding gamma-glutamyltransferase: MLLRIFFLTALIIFPSCQNSHQTSRISSSVTAQNGVVVCVDQNAARVGLEILQKGGHAVDAAIATAFALAVTYPQAGNIGGGGFMMVRTSDGNVKAIDYREKAPHQAHARMFLNADGSEDTIASNYGYKVAGVPGTVRGLEKAWKLYGKLPWSELINPAIRLAEEGFILEAAEARRLSEFAPALKRFDETARMFFKADGSPYAEGERWIQKELAATLRAIADEGADVFYRGKIATQIADDMKAHGGLITQADLAAYEAVVREPIRGNYRGYTIYSMPPPSSGGVTLIEMLNILENFTLHDDSISTRRVIETMRRSFLDRLVYLGDPDFSDIPVSALTDKVLARKLASWIDSARINAKIPALAMKQEPNETTHFSVIDKDGNCVSNTYTLEDNFGSKAVVTGLGFLLNNEMHDFDIFPDSNRFPVHGQKPNRIEPHKRMLSSMTPVIILKDDKPFLITGSPGGKTIINTVLQIIIGMIDYGDSLRKAVDRPRLSHTWSPNVLSYEKDKLDETRRAFLLRNGYILSERPFIGDAHSIWIDPRTGYYHGEADQRIMGYAAGY, translated from the coding sequence TTTCCCTCCTGTCAGAATTCGCACCAAACATCGCGTATATCATCTTCCGTAACCGCACAAAACGGTGTCGTGGTCTGTGTTGATCAGAATGCGGCGCGTGTCGGGTTGGAAATTTTACAAAAAGGCGGCCATGCCGTGGACGCGGCTATTGCTACGGCTTTTGCTTTGGCCGTGACGTATCCGCAAGCCGGCAATATCGGCGGTGGCGGATTTATGATGGTGCGAACATCCGACGGAAATGTGAAAGCCATAGACTATCGTGAAAAAGCGCCGCATCAAGCGCATGCACGCATGTTTTTGAATGCGGATGGCAGCGAGGATACGATCGCCAGTAATTATGGATACAAAGTTGCCGGTGTGCCGGGAACAGTTCGCGGGCTTGAAAAAGCATGGAAATTGTACGGTAAGCTGCCCTGGTCGGAACTGATAAACCCCGCGATACGTCTCGCGGAAGAAGGGTTTATTCTCGAGGCGGCAGAAGCACGGCGACTAAGTGAATTTGCGCCGGCACTCAAACGGTTTGATGAAACGGCGCGCATGTTTTTTAAAGCCGACGGATCACCTTATGCCGAGGGCGAACGGTGGATTCAAAAAGAACTAGCAGCGACTTTGCGTGCTATAGCCGATGAAGGTGCGGATGTTTTTTACCGGGGTAAAATCGCCACACAAATAGCCGATGATATGAAAGCGCATGGCGGTCTGATCACGCAGGCGGATCTTGCGGCCTACGAAGCGGTGGTGCGGGAACCCATACGAGGGAATTATCGCGGTTATACCATATACAGCATGCCGCCGCCGTCTTCGGGTGGAGTGACATTGATCGAGATGTTGAATATACTCGAAAATTTTACACTGCATGACGATTCGATATCAACGCGCCGCGTGATCGAAACGATGCGCCGTTCCTTTTTAGACAGGTTAGTTTATCTCGGTGATCCTGATTTTTCAGATATTCCGGTTTCCGCTCTGACGGATAAAGTACTGGCTCGCAAGTTGGCTTCATGGATTGATTCGGCGCGTATCAATGCTAAAATACCGGCCTTAGCCATGAAGCAGGAGCCGAACGAGACTACACATTTTTCGGTCATTGATAAAGACGGTAATTGCGTTTCCAATACCTATACTCTCGAAGATAATTTTGGTTCCAAAGCTGTGGTGACCGGTTTAGGATTTTTGCTCAATAATGAAATGCATGATTTTGATATTTTTCCGGATAGTAATCGTTTTCCCGTTCATGGGCAAAAACCCAATCGTATCGAACCGCATAAGCGCATGTTGAGTTCGATGACACCGGTGATCATTCTCAAAGATGACAAACCGTTTTTGATCACGGGTTCGCCCGGCGGTAAAACAATCATCAATACCGTACTGCAAATCATCATCGGTATGATAGATTATGGGGATTCCTTGCGGAAGGCGGTGGATCGTCCACGCTTGAGTCATACGTGGTCACCGAATGTGTTATCCTACGAAAAAGATAAACTAGACGAAACGCGACGTGCTTTTTTATTACGAAACGGATATATATTATCAGAACGGCCATTTATCGGTGACGCCCATTCCATCTGGATTGATCCTCGGACTGGATATTATCACGGGGAAGCGGATCAACGAATTATGGGATATGCGGCTGGATATTAG